TCTGATATAACCTAAAATAAGTCCGTTTGCAGTTCCCATAACCGAGATTGTTACAAAGACATAGATGATTCCGGCAAAGGTGGGTCCCAAAAGATTGGTCGCAGCAACTGCGACGGCAGTGTCTCCAAGCTCCATGACCTGTTCCACCCCCAGGTAACCTGTAATACCGAGGAAATACATCAGATACGCAGCTAAAATAAACAACGGTGCAGCCACGAGTGCTCTTGGAACATTTCGTTTTGAATCCCTTACTTCATGGGCAACAGCAGTGGATACAATCCACCCATCAAAAGAAAACGCGATTGGGCCGATGGCTGCTGTCCACGCCAAGGTCTTGGTTGCCTCGATTGCTTCGGGTGACGGATTTTGGATTGCCGCGATGGGGTCTCCAAAGACCAAACCGCCGATAGCGATGGCAAAAAGGGGAATCAGCTTGATCACAACAGTGGCTTCCTGAAATAACCCGCCGATTTTAGCAGAAAAGATATTATATAGGAAGCAAATGAAGAACCAGACCAATCCAACTCCAACCATTCCAACGAAAGTTAAATCCCATCCCATAGTCAGCCCTGTATAAATACCAACTACCCAGCAAAGCAAAACAGTCAGCGTTGGATAGTAAACAAATACCTGAAACCAACCAAAGAGACTTGCCCACCGTTTTCCAATAAACTCGTTGGCATAGGTGATGACTCCGCCTGGCTTGTCCGATAATGCGGCAAGCTGGCTGAAGGTCAAACAGCCGAATACGATAGTAAATGCTGCGATGCAGAATACCAGCACAGCAAGTCCTACATTACCGCCGGTATACCCCAGCATATCGTCAGACTTGAAAAAAATTCCAGAACCGATAACGATTCCTACGATCATAGCAATAGTGGTGAATAGTCCGTATTCACGTTTTTGCTGTTCCATTGAACACACTCCTTTAAGTTTGTATTAGATTAAATAAATTTCTGATTTCGGGTTTCATTAAAATAGCTCTGAAGATAAGTACCGTTCTCCGGAATCGGGAAGAAGTATGACGATCTTTTTCCCCTCATTTTCTGGACGTCTTGCCAAAAGCGTGCCGGCATAGAGTGCCGCACCTGAGGAAATCCCAACCAACAGTCCTTCTGTTTGAGCCAGCAGTCGAACTGTGTCAAAAGCATCCTCAGCCTTCACCTTCATGATTTCGTCCAGTACACTTACGTTGAGTACGGAAGGAACAAAGCCTGCGCCGATTCCTTGAAGCTTATGGGGTCCTGCTTCACCGCCTGATAAAACAGGGGAGTCGAAAGGCTCCACCGCCACAATTTTAATAAATCTGCTCTTCTCCTTTAGACGTTCTCCTACTCCGGTTACCGTGCCGCCGGTTCCCACTCCAGCCACAAAGATATCCACTTGACCGTCGGTATCCTTCCAGATCTCTTCCGCAGTGGTTTCTCTGTGCACTTTGGGATTTGCGGGATTGGTAAACTGTCCGGGAATGAATGCCTGCGGTGTCTCAGATGCCAATCGTTCCGCTTCCGCGATTGCGCCTTTCATTCCTTTTGCAGCAGGAGTCAGCACCAGTTCAGCGCCAAGTGCCGAAAGAAGCCTTCGCCGTTCCAGACTCATGCTCTCAGGCATAGTCAAAATGATGCGGTATCCTCTGGCTGTAGCAACAAAAGCCAGCCCTATTCCGGTGTTTCCGCTTGTGGGTTCAATGATTACGCTTTCGGGCTTGAGCAAGCCCTTCTCCTCTGCATCCCGGATCATAGCAAGCGCAGGTCTGTCCTTCACACTTCCCAGAGGATTGAAGTATTCCAGCTTGGCAATGAGCGACGCCTGATCGGCACCAGCTGCCTTACTGTACTGTTTCAGATACTGCAATGGCGTATTGCCGATCAGTTCTGTCAGGTTTTCCGCAATTTTCACAATGAATCCCCCCAAACTCTTTTTCTGATTTTGCTTGAAATTAAGATATGCATTCCGGCTTCTTTTTATCCGGTAATTGGGAAATAATAATGGCACTGAACATGAGAACGCAGCCCAAAAGTTCCCTTTGTGTCATA
This genomic window from Clostridiales bacterium contains:
- a CDS encoding APC family permease; this translates as MEQQKREYGLFTTIAMIVGIVIGSGIFFKSDDMLGYTGGNVGLAVLVFCIAAFTIVFGCLTFSQLAALSDKPGGVITYANEFIGKRWASLFGWFQVFVYYPTLTVLLCWVVGIYTGLTMGWDLTFVGMVGVGLVWFFICFLYNIFSAKIGGLFQEATVVIKLIPLFAIAIGGLVFGDPIAAIQNPSPEAIEATKTLAWTAAIGPIAFSFDGWIVSTAVAHEVRDSKRNVPRALVAAPLFILAAYLMYFLGITGYLGVEQVMELGDTAVAVAATNLLGPTFAGIIYVFVTISVMGTANGLILGYIRLPYSLALRNAIPGSKAVAKVNRKLNMPVNSAIFAMAVSGVWWVIHYLQNKYSLLVNGDIAEIAISVSYLLYIVLYYQVFRLWREGRVKGVWYGVVFPICATLGSMFVLIGGLANPQFIIFVVICMVAIIGGYVYGKNAKDDVEL
- the cysK gene encoding cysteine synthase A, with protein sequence MVKIAENLTELIGNTPLQYLKQYSKAAGADQASLIAKLEYFNPLGSVKDRPALAMIRDAEEKGLLKPESVIIEPTSGNTGIGLAFVATARGYRIILTMPESMSLERRRLLSALGAELVLTPAAKGMKGAIAEAERLASETPQAFIPGQFTNPANPKVHRETTAEEIWKDTDGQVDIFVAGVGTGGTVTGVGERLKEKSRFIKIVAVEPFDSPVLSGGEAGPHKLQGIGAGFVPSVLNVSVLDEIMKVKAEDAFDTVRLLAQTEGLLVGISSGAALYAGTLLARRPENEGKKIVILLPDSGERYLSSELF